The genomic interval CCACCGGGTCCACTGCGCCACCGGCCTCCATGCGGATTTTTTGCAGCAGCGGGGTTACGTCGGTGTGGAAGGCGGCTTTCAGGGTCTGCGCGGCCATCAGCACGTCGTTGCTGTCCTGGTAGGCGGTCAGGGCCACGCGGTCCACCAGCAAGGCCTGGGCGTAGCAGCGCTGCACGGTGATGGCGCTGGTCATCAGGCTCTCGATGGGGTCGGTCACGTTGTGCGACTGGTCCAGCATGTAGGCGGGGTCGAAGTTGGGGACCTTGCTTTGCGCTGCGTCCACCAGTTCGTTGAACACCAGGAACAGCTGGAAGGGGTTGATGCTGCCGCTGTCCAGATCGTCGTCGCCGTATTTGCTGTCGTTGAAGTGGAACCCGGCCAGCTTTTGCGCATGCACCAGGCGGGCCACGATCATCTCGATGTTGGTGTTGGGCGCGTGGTGGCCCAGGTCCACCAGGCAGCGGGCTTTCTCGCCCAGGGTTTGTGCGGCCAGCAGGCTGGAGCCCCAGTCCTGGATCACGGTGGCGTAGAAGGCGGGCTCGAACATCTTGTGCTCTAAAAACATCTGCCAGCCGTCGGGCAGGGCGGCGTAGATCTGGCGGTTGCTGTCCAGGTAGCGGTCGAACTGGCGGCGGAAGTGGCTTTGGCCGGGGAAGTTGGCTCCGTCGCCAATCCACACCGTCAGCGCCTTGCTGCCGATTTGCTTGCCGATCTCGATGCACTCGATGTTGTGCGCCACGGCCTGGGCGCGCACACCTGCGTCGGCATGGGTCAGGCTGCCAAACTTGTACGACAGGGGCTGGTTCTTCTGGTCGGAGAAGGTGTTGGAGTTGACCGCGTCAAACCCCAGGCCGAAGGACTCGGCATGCTGGCGCAGTTCTTTGTAGTCGCTGACCTTGTCCCAGGGGAAGTGCGGCGACACGGTGGGCGTGCAGCGCACCAGCTGGTGGATCACGCCGCAGTCTTGCAGCTTGTCGAACACATTGCGCGGCTCGCCCTTGCCAGGGAAGCGGGCGAAGCGTGTGCCGCCGGTGCCCACGCCCCAGCTGGGCACGGCCACGGCAAACTTCGCCACGTCGGCTTTCAGGGTGTCGATGTGGACACCGCGGCGCGACAGCTGTTCACCCAGAGTTTGGTAGTCTAAATCGACTCTTGTGCTGGCTGAATGGACGTGATCAGCTATTAATTCGGGAGCAATTTTGGTGGTGGTCATGTCTGTCTCTTTAGTTTTGTTTGATCGCCGAATTAACGCGGGAAGGCCGCAAGATTACCCGCATCCACGTTGATGATGTTGCCGGTCGATTTGGCGGCCAGGTCGCTGGCCAGGAAGTAGGTGGCCTCGGCAATGTCCTCGGGGAACACGCTGCGTTTGAGCATGGAGCGGTCGCGGTAGAAGGCTTCCAGCTCTTCCTCGCTGATCTTGTTGGCGGCGGCGCGCTCCTGGCTCCAGGCACCCGTCCAGATCTTGCTGCCGCGGATCACCGCGTCGGGGTTCACCACGTTGGAGCGGATCCCTAACGGCGCGCCTTCCAGTGCAAAGCTGCGCGATAACTGGATTTCTGCCGCCTTGGCCGCGCAGTAGGCGCTGGCCTGGGCGCTGGCCACCATGCCGTTCTTGCTGGCGATGTACACCATGGCACCGCCGATGGCTTGGGCCTTCATCAGGCGGAAGCATTCGCGGCCCACCAAAAAGTAGCCGGTGGCCAGGATGTTCTGGTTACGCATCCACAGCGCCAGGCTGGTGTCTTCAATGGGGGCGGCGGAGGCAATACCGGCGTTGGACACCAGAATGTCCACCCCGCCAAATTCCAGCGTGGCCTGCACATAGGCGTTGATGACCGAGTCTTCAGAAGTCACGTCGCAGACCATGCTGCGCACCACGTCTTTGCCATAGCGTTTGGCCAGCGCGGCGCGGGTGCTTTCCAGCGCTTCCACGTCGATGTCCAGCAGCGCCACGCAGGCACCCTCGTTCAAGAAGCGCTCGACGATGGCGCGGCCGATGCCGCCTGCGCCACCGGTCACCAGCGCCACCTTGCCGACCAGGGGCTTGGCCTTGGGCATGCGCTGCAGCTTGGCTTCTTCGAGCAGCCAGTATTCGATGTCAAACGCCTCCTGCTCGGGCAGGCCTACGTAGGTGTCGATGGCATTGGCATCGCGCATCACGTTGATGGCGTTGACGTAGAACTCACCCGCAATGCGCGCCGTGGCCTTGTCCTTGGCAATCGACACCATGCCGATGCCGGGCAGCAAGATGATCACCGGGTTGGCATCGCGCAGGGCCGGGCTGTCGGGGCGCTTGCAGCGCTCGTAGTAGGCGGCGTAGTCGGCGCGGTACGCCACCAGCTTTTCTTCCAGCGCGGCGGCCAGGGCGGCACCTTCGAGCTGGTAGACCGATGCTTCCAGGATCAGCGGGCGGATCTTGGTGCGCAAAAAGTGGTCGGGGCAGGAGGTGCCCATGGCTGCCAGCGGGGCCAGTTGCACGCTGTTCACAAATTCCATCACCGCTGGCTGGCGGTCTACGTGCATCAGCTTGTGGCCGCTTTGGGAGGCCAGGCCGCGCAGCACGGGCAGCACACGGGCTAGGGTGGCATCCTGCTCGGCGGTCGCCAGAGACTCTTGCGCTACACCGCCAAAAGCCACCGCCTTGCGGGCCACACTCTCGCGGCCCAGCCAGTTTTGCGCATGGGCGATCACGCCCACGGTGTTTTCATAGCAGCTCTTGGCCGTGTCGCCCCAGGTGAACAGGCCGTGGCCCGCCAGCACCAGGCCGCGTTGGCTAGGGTGGGCGGCCTGGTAGCGCTGCAGCATCAGGCCCAGCTCGAAGCCGGGCTTGCGCCAGGGCAGCCAGCCCACGGTGCCTTCAAAAATCTTGGCGGTCAGCGCTTCGCTGTTG from Comamonadaceae bacterium OS-1 carries:
- the hcaB_1 gene encoding 3-phenylpropionate-dihydrodiol/cinnamic acid-dihydrodiol dehydrogenase produces the protein MSTPTTAPFPTWNDAHAATLDASGLLLYRSNLLGSDLRITNYGGGNTSAKLVQKDLLTGQDATVLWVKGSGGDVGSMKLDGFSTLYMDKLNALQKLYRGPQFEDEMVAYLPHCTFNLNPRAASIDTPLHAYLPFAHVDHMHPDAVIAIAAMANSEALTAKIFEGTVGWLPWRKPGFELGLMLQRYQAAHPSQRGLVLAGHGLFTWGDTAKSCYENTVGVIAHAQNWLGRESVARKAVAFGGVAQESLATAEQDATLARVLPVLRGLASQSGHKLMHVDRQPAVMEFVNSVQLAPLAAMGTSCPDHFLRTKIRPLILEASVYQLEGAALAAALEEKLVAYRADYAAYYERCKRPDSPALRDANPVIILLPGIGMVSIAKDKATARIAGEFYVNAINVMRDANAIDTYVGLPEQEAFDIEYWLLEEAKLQRMPKAKPLVGKVALVTGGAGGIGRAIVERFLNEGACVALLDIDVEALESTRAALAKRYGKDVVRSMVCDVTSEDSVINAYVQATLEFGGVDILVSNAGIASAAPIEDTSLALWMRNQNILATGYFLVGRECFRLMKAQAIGGAMVYIASKNGMVASAQASAYCAAKAAEIQLSRSFALEGAPLGIRSNVVNPDAVIRGSKIWTGAWSQERAAANKISEEELEAFYRDRSMLKRSVFPEDIAEATYFLASDLAAKSTGNIINVDAGNLAAFPR